AAAATTTGACATGTGAATTTTTTATTGTACAAAGCACTGGGTCTCATAaggacattttcatatatttattgtgCTAGATAGTTtcgtgccaacttgacacaagctaaagacATCTTGAGAGGTTGACTTAAGAAAAAGACTCCATAAGGTCAGACTGTAGGCAAGACAGtaatttccttaattagtgattgataggggagggcccagcccattgtgtgtggaCTTGTGTgttgggtgctataagaaagcagactgagcaagccatggggagcaagccagtaagcagcgcccTCCATGACGTCAGAATCAGCTCTTGCCAacaggttcctgccttgtgtgagttcctgtcctgacttctttggatgatgagcagtgatgtggaagtgtcagccagataaaccctttcctccccaggttgctttggtcatggtgttgccTCACAGCAACAGTCACCCTGACTAGGACAAGTATCCGACGTACTTAGATCACACTGCCCCTCTGATTGCCTCTTTCTCATGAATGTGGCTTCCCTTCCTACAGACAGCCTGTGCTTTCCTGGACATGGaactttttgttttggagacaggctctcactgtctattcctgttctgccttgaactcacagaggcctgtcTGCTCTGCCCCTCTAGTGCTAGGATTGGTCACATGTAACATTTTCGATAAGTAACATTTTTACCAGACAGTTCCCAAAGAGTTAGTTCATTTGTGGTTTTGTCTTAAATCTCTGTTACCAATGTTTGTTAGTTTCCAAAGCATGAGGATTCTAAGTGTCCTTTTGTTGCCATGTTCTAATTTTCTTGCAGGGTTGTTACAGAACATAGTTTGCAAGACTCTGGCTCTCTGAAATTGATCAGGGATTGCTTTAGTGCCAGTGCATGTGGCTTCCAAAGTTGAATATAGCTTTTGGTATTTGGGAAGGAGATAtaaaggcagattttttttttttttttttttgattttttgagacagggtgtctctgtgtagctttgcgcctttcctggaactggctttggagaccaggctggccttgaactcacagagatccgcctgcctctgcctccccagtgctgggattaaaggtgtgtgccaccaccgcccagcaaaggCAGAATTTTGTTAATCTTctgtctggttttctttctttgtttccacTGCCTTGTGGCTCAGAGCCAACTGTTGCCTGTTGATTGCCTGTGACACATATGTGTCCTATTAATTAGCCCTGTGAGAACTCAAAGGGTCCCAACTTGTATGTTTCTGATGTCCACAGGATAGACATTTCCACTGCAGATAACATCAAGTTGCCTGTGGTTAACAACTGCCTTTCAATACTCTCCACTATTTTACATGGATCTGCAAACTAGCACAAGCCAGTTCCacactgtttatttatttattttgcaggaTGCATGTGTGCCCTGAGCTCGGAGGACAACTTCTATCAGCCAACATTCTCCTTTGACTACGTGGGTTCAGGGAACAGACCTTGAGTCATCAGATTTGGTGACAAatggctttacccactgagtcactgGCTGGCTGTGTTATTTCTTGACATTTATGttgtgcattttttgtttgtttgtatttagagacagtttttctgtgtaacagctctagctgtcctggaattcactctgtagaccagactggccttgaactcagagatccgcctacttctgtcttctgggtgctgggactaaaggtatgtgccaccaccacctagctataaatttgttttaaccttggctttctttattttcttacccTTACTCCCCCTTTGTCCCTGTTGCTTTTTAAACTCTCTGCCTCCGTAGATGTTTCTTGGAATGAAGGGTGTAATGATACGGTTATTTGAttgatataaacaaaacaaagcgtTCCACTTTGAACAGGTttatatttcagttttgtttctgaGGGTCTGTGTGGTGCTGGTTCAGGCACGTCACAGGCTTGAGGGGTCAAGGCTAACTGAGCTTGGAGAGTCCCCACACGGTCCTGCTCACAGTCCCTTCTCAGTTTTTCTCATTAGAGGGGAGACTCCTTCCTGGCTGCCGCTGAGCAGCTGTGCACTGTGGCTGATTTTCAGAGCAAGCTGGGAGTTCTCCGCTCGCTGTCCGCTTTCAGTTCCTGCTTTCTGACTCCTACCCAGAGTTCTCAGTGGCCGTCATGAGAGAGAGGCTCTTAAACTAACATTTCgacttcaaaataaattaaacagcAAGGCTAGAAGCACCTGCAGTTTAGACACCCCACCACAAGCACCCCCTTCCAGAGGAACGGGGCCATTCAGAGTACCTTGAATCTGTGTGCTCAGCCTTCAACGTTACCCATGGTTCAGTTTAATATGCTTGCTCATTTAGTTGTTTATTAGCAAAAATAACAGTGTGTACTGGAGACGCAAACCACCTCAGGGTCACTGAGGCTTCATTTGACCACAGGAGGATGAGGGGCCGGTTGGCCCTGCCTTGGGATACACAAAGATGGGAACCAGGAACCAGGAGCTGTGTTTAACTTGGTTACTGAGGCACCTGTGATAGCTGCTTGTCAAAAGACAATGGTTCTATCCCCTCATCTGTGAGCCTGAGAGCGAAATCTCATCTTCCTTTTCTGAGctttacctctgagctacatACACCCAGCGGTCATGTGAGGACTTTTATgatttgcattatttttaaaaattgtttattttgtgtgcatgtggaggctggcCAGAGGAAGTCAGTAGCAGGTGACTTCCTCAGTCACTGTTtaccttactttttaaaaaattttaaaatatatttattatgtatacagaagagggcaccagatctcattctagatggtcatgagccactgtgtggttgctgggaattgaactcaggacctctggaagagcagtcagtgctcttaccctctgagccctctctccaacccccttgACTCCcaattctaactgtatagaagttcacTGGGTTGTGAAGGCTTTGGATTGGGTTAATTTTGGTGTTGGATATTTTATCTATTTGcagtttatttattgtatgttttatttatttttatttgcatttttaataataaagtttattttaaaaaggaatgacaAGGGCTGTCTGCTGTCTGGGTGGGGAGGAAGCTCCCCTCCCACCCTGTTTCTTTCTGATGCCcatttcactttctgtccatGACACCAGCATCTGGTTCCCTGACAGGGAAGTCTGGGGACGAGTTACTCATCATAGAACTTTGGCAGCGCATCTCCCAGGATTACTCGATGATCCACGCCTGCAGCAGTAATGGTGACCAGGTAGATGACACCCCCACTGGAGCCGTCACGGTTCATGGCCAGAGCGATggctgcaggggggggggggtcgcgTCGGAGAGAGGAGCAGAAAATGGCTGAGCTCCAGcgctctttcccttcccttcccttccccccatgCGCTGCTTCTCCCTCAAAGCTCATTGAACAGAGGCATTTTCAGAACTGTCCGGCCAGCAGCACCTGCCTGAGTCCCTTCTGTAAATGTTCTCACCGAGTTCTACTTCAGGTGACCTACAGATTAACTCATTGTCCAAATCCTTGAATGTTGAGCAATCCACCATTCCTGTGAGCTGGCTTGGAGCAGGGGGGGGGCGGGCAGCGCTAGCCTAGCACCCTGCTGGTTCCCATAGTGATCTTGTACCCTTACTTggtttgctgggattaaaggtgtgcgccaccaccgcccggctttaaagtaaatagtttttaaaagcttGGGCATGGGATGTTCACCTGTGTATTCCTTCCCTGACTCTTCACAGTCTACTCTCTTCCCATGTCCGTGTGCCTTCCCCATCACCTCTCACTGGGCTAGTTACCGTTCGTGGTGAAGCGTCTGCACTCCTCAGGGGTCATGCCTGCTTTATAGGCTGCGTCCACATAGCCGTAAATGTAGGTACTGCCGGAGCCACCGATGGCAAAGGGTTGTCGGATGAGCATTCCCCCCATGGTTCCATACACCTGGAGAGAGGCTCCCGCAGGTCAGGGTCAAGGATCACCCGACGGGTTCTTCCACTGAGACAGCGAGCATGAAGACCTGGGGCCCCCACAACGGAGCCTGAGGTATGCATGTGTTtgattttatgcatgtatgtttgttttgaaccagggtctcactatgtagctctggctggcctggaactcttatCTACAGTCAGGTTCTTCAAACTCACTGAGGTTTCGTGCccctggctcccgagtgctggcactgaaggcctgtgtcaccacgcCTGTAGTATGTTTTTAGAGGAACTGCCTATGGACCGTGTTGGCAGAGTGACATGTGAGAGGAGTGGGGAACCCCGAGACCAGGAAGGGACACTTACCTGGCCCCCCTCACGCTGGTCCCAGCCGGCTACCATGAGATGTGCTGACAAGTCTTCACGGTACTTGTAGGAGATATTCCTTACCACATTTGCAGCAGCCAGAACAAGGGGCGGCTCCTCCAGTTCCAACCTGAAGAGGACATTGGGGGTAAGGGTCAGGACAATGTTCTAAGTCGCACCCTTGGCACCACGGTCACCCTCTCCGCCAAGTCACACTTGAACCCGCAGCTGCAGCAGAACCCAGCTTCTCTCCCGTGTGTCCAGGGAGACATCACCAGTGAGAGGCCTTCAGCTGCTCAGCCTCCTTTTCCCAGCTCCACCTTCCAACTCCTTCCTTTGACTCTAAGGGCCCTGCCCTCACGGGTAAAAGCAGATAAGCCTTGCTTCCGCCCCAATGACCTTGATTTCTCATATAGCAACTGCTTGATATTAGGAGTGGGCCATATTGTCATCTTCTTCCTGATTTCCTATATCAGGGCAGTGACGTGCACTTTCCAAGTCTCCATGGGGGAGACAGGGGCACTACTGTGATTTCCTCTCTGCAGAAGCAGGACACTCGTCTCCAGACACTCCAGTGCAAGTTCAGAGCTGGCGGAGCCACAGAGCTGGGGAGTTTTACTGGGAGGGGGGGCTTTGTACCCGTGCAGCTCCAGCTGGTAGGCGGCCATGTCAGCTATGGCTTGAGCATCAGCGGCTGAACCAGAGAGAGCACAGTAGATACGCTGGTGCAGAGGGGACAGCTTGTCAAACACTCGGTTCACCACGGCTTCTCTGTCAGGAAGGAGCCAAACATTCAAGTTGGTCAGACAAAAGAACAGCGAGGCTCGCAATGCTTGGGTTGAGGCAGAAAAAGCAGAAAGGCATTAGCTCAGCTATGTGACTCAGCGTGCTAACCACAGTTAGGCAGGCTGGGCTGGGGATACGGCCCAGGTGGTATAGTCCCTGCCTGGCAGGCACTAAGCCGTCCAGGCACAAGGTGGGCACGGCGGCGctcaggaggtgaggcaggaggatcagaagttcaaggccagtttaacTACATagcaggtttgaggccaacctgggctacaggactCTAGACTCTAGACACCCCCCCTTCCGAATCTAGACTTTTAAAGACTTATATTTTATAGTAGAACAGCAAAAAGAAAcccaattaagaaaaatgtgcctctgagccaggcggtggcacacgtctttaatcccagcactcaggaggcagagggatttctgagttcgaggccagcctggtctatagagtgagtcccaggacagccagggtaaaaatcctttctcaaaaaaagaagtggaaaagggagaaaaatgtgCCTCTGACTGGCGTTTCTTCGCTATTAACCACCTTGAAGGCTCTGGTAGTTCTACAGACCCAGGCACAAAGAGCAGTGATGTCCTCCCACAGCCTCGCTTGGGTGTGAGAAAACTGGCCAGGAGGGGAGACCAAGCAAATCCAGTTCAAACTGTGGCAAACAAGTGAGATGCCTGCTTGACAAAACCATTTTTATCCTAAGTGCAGACAGCGGAGTCCCTTTACAACCTACCCCGTGTCCCTCTGAGACATGATTTCTTTATGTTCATCAAGCTACAAAACATTTGGACCTGCAGGTCCTTACCCACGCATTGCACTATTGATAGCTTTCTGGGAAGTTCAGCTCCATTTCCTGGATGGTTATAATACTGTCCAGAAGTTGGTAAGCAAAAGGTGAACGTGGGGCCTCCAGCCTCCTTCCCAACACATACTCACCCTGCTGACACCCGGGAATCAGAACCCACCACGACACCCCCATCAAACTCCACCGCCATGATGGTTGTctgcagagagacaaagagatgaAATGTCAGAGCAAGCAGCGCCCCGACCCTTCGGTCATAAGGAAGATGAAATGTTGGTGGCGGAGGTGACTGACTCAAGGTCACACAGTCCTTCAGGCCCGAGCTTCCCTGTCGTCTGTGCTGCTGTGTCCAGCTGCAGGGAACGGTCCCAGCGTGGCTGTGGTACAGCTTagagagccacctctccaggccccagcttccCTGAGTGTAACCCTTCCCACCCTGAAGATGGAGAAGCAAGGACCAGTTCCCAGAGGTAATCCCTCTGAGAGGAGAACAGGACAGGAGGAGGCCGCCACCAAGAGGACTGTCTCCACTGCTTGTCCAGTGTGCATGGTGCAGGTGAATTACTGTGACACAAGGCCGGGCCTTGCTTGGTCCAGGATCTGTCCCCTGCACCCTCGCTTAATCAGGAGCGGGTTCTTATGTTCCTGAACAAGGGACACAGAAGAGGCCAGTGGTTAACGCGGCCAGGAGCTGAGCCAGGGCGAAGCTGCAAGGGTCGCTCAGAGAGAGCAGAAGTCTCATTTAAGGGACTTCTCTGCAGCCAGGGAGGGGCTGCTGGAGAGCAGAGTTTTTTCCAGGTCAAGAAGAGGATTAAGGAaaagtgagggaggaggaggaggaggacacgtCTACTTCCCCCACGCCCTTTCAGCTAAAGGGCACCTTAGAGACCCTCGATCGGTTGCACTGAGAAAACCAACTCAGAATGAGTTTTCCAAGCTCACGCAGGTCTCACTCTGAACCCTTGATTAATTTGACTTCTCCTTCCCACTGCTCCATGGCATCAAGGGGAGATTTTCCCAACCTTTCTGGCACTCCACAcctcactctgatctccagggacCCGGCATCTGAGTGTGCTTTCTGACGTACTGACACCAATAAAAACCTAGACACGGCCACTCGATTCTAGCGGCTGCTCTCCCAAACCACGCAAGGAGTGTGGTTGGTGGCTTTCAGAGAGCAGCTTCCATCTCCTCCCCAGCTCCTAGGCCAGGGCAAAGTTCTCCTGCGAGCATGGGAGTGCGGGGGTGGGTGAACACGGGGTAGGGGGGACAGGGCAGCACCTTGACCAAGGAGGACCACTGGTCATCACCCCGTCCCCCCAACCCCGCGTCAGGGAGCTTGTCCTCGCTCAGGGTGAAGGTTATCAGAGCCCAGGTTAAGCAAAGATCTGTCTGATGTGTAGGTCCTTCTCAACGGAGCCCTCATATTACCTTCACCCAGGTGCTTCATCCGGGACACTTTCTCAGCATCTCTTTGCAGGGTCCTCAAGCCCCTCACTTGATTTAGCCCCCACTGCGCAGACCAGAGTGAAAGCGAAAGCGCTTTGTAGCAACTTCCCTTAGATGCTTCCAGCTCGAGCCAAAGTACGCACCTTCCCGCTAGCTTCGCCTGCCTGCGGGGCCCTCGACAGACCCCCGGACACCACGCTTCGGAGCAGGGATACCCTACGTTCACTGTGGAGCGCAAGCGCTGGGTGGCACGAGCTTCCTAAGTCTCAGTCTCCGGGTTCATTTCCTAGAGCTTTAGGGTTCCCTGGTCACCCCACCCGCTGACTCTCACCCCAGACCCATTACCCCGGTGTGGACTTCTCCTGTCCGGAACAAGCCGGCGGTGGGTGCTCCTGCCTGCAGCATCCTGACTGAGCGGAGCTCGGCTTTCCAATCCGCCGCGCTCGCTCGGCGCTCCCAGCTTGCAGCCCGCGGCTCCGCCCCATCACCCTGCGAGGGGCGGGCACTTCTACCAGGCACTTGGCGCCCTTCGCCAACCTGAGCCGCGCAGATCTGCCCAGAGACAAGTGACGACTGAGGGTCCCGCCCTGAAGCTGGGGTGGGAAAATTCTTGCGAGCGTGGGAAGAaggtgggaaaggagaggagaatgggAGCGATGGAGAAAAACATGGGGCGCCAGGACCgctagccagaacttcagatcTGACTTCAGCGGCAGCTTCCAGAACAGCCggagcaggccagcctgggcaggcGGGTCCCAGAAGGGGGGCGTGTCTAGTGATTAGGCGGTGGCTTTcggtttctccttcctctaaaCGCCTGCACTTCAGGTCAGCGCCACCAGCTCCAGCCCGCGCCCGGGACTTTCCGCGCACGCCGCCGGCCCGCCCTTCTCCCCTCCCGTGGAGACTCCCGTGCAGCGCGGACGCCGAGAGTCCCAGGCTGGGACCAGAGCCTGGACAGCGCGCTCGATGGCTGCGCTCGCCTGGGTGGCGGCCGCGCTGCTGCTGTTGACCGACTGGCTGCTGCTGCGGCCCGGGCTCCCTGGGATCTTCTCCCTGCTGGTTCCGGAGCCCCTGCTCCGGGTCTGGGCCGTGGGCCTCAGTCGCTGGGCCATCCTGGGGCTGGGAGTCCGCGGGGTCCTCGGGGTCACCACGGGAGCCCACGGATGGATGGCTGCTTTGCAGCCGCTGGCAGCGGCGCTGGGGTTGGCCCAGCCGGGACTTGCCTCGTTCCGAGAGCTGGCCTCCTGGGGAGCACTCCGGGAAGGTGACAGCGCTGGAGTACTGCACTGGGGCAGTCGCCTCGACGCGTTCGTTCTTAGTTATGTGGCAGCGTTGCCCGCAGCCGCCCTGTGGCACAAGCTGGGGAGCCTCTGGGCGCCCAGCCGCCGCGGGGGCGCTGGAGACATGGTGCGTCGGCTGCTAGGCTTCCTGGGTTCCGAGAAGCGGCGCCTCCACCTGGTTCTGGTTCTCTTGATCCTCTCCTGTGTTGGTAAGAGGGACGCAGGGCGAAAGAGCAGGCCACAGgggacagggcaggaacccagggcAACCGGCAGAAAGGAAGATACAGTGTTCCCGGGAAGTGTCAGCGCCTAAGGAGCCAACCTAGACCAAAAGGGAAGAACCCTGTCCCGAGAAGGAGCTCTGCTCCGAAGGGGGGTCTTCCTGGGAGCAGAAGCTCACATCACAGCCTAGTGTGAGTCCACACTGTCAtctttctgcctgccttccttccttccttccttccttccttccttccttccttccttccttccttctctctctctctctctctctctctctctctctctctctctctctctccttttcctcctttgacacggtctttctatgtagttctGCTGTTCTggactcacaatgtagcccaggctggcctgaaaccc
The sequence above is drawn from the Onychomys torridus chromosome 18, mOncTor1.1, whole genome shotgun sequence genome and encodes:
- the Psmb9 gene encoding proteasome subunit beta type-9 yields the protein MLQAGAPTAGLFRTGEVHTGTTIMAVEFDGGVVVGSDSRVSAGEAVVNRVFDKLSPLHQRIYCALSGSAADAQAIADMAAYQLELHGLELEEPPLVLAAANVVRNISYKYREDLSAHLMVAGWDQREGGQVYGTMGGMLIRQPFAIGGSGSTYIYGYVDAAYKAGMTPEECRRFTTNAIALAMNRDGSSGGVIYLVTITAAGVDHRVILGDALPKFYDE